Proteins encoded within one genomic window of Candidatus Zixiibacteriota bacterium:
- the pta gene encoding phosphate acetyltransferase: MITKQQALDYHAKGKPGKVEVNPTKACVTQLDLSLAYTPGVAQPCLEIAKNPNDVYKYTAKGNLVAVVSNGTAVLGLGNIGAAAGKPVMEGKGVLFKRFADIDVFDIELNTENPDEIIKACELLEPTFGGINLEDIKAPECFYIEETLKKSMNIPVFHDDQHGTAIISAAALINALEIVGKDISKIRVVYSGAGAAGIACAKLYCSLGVNPENLLMVDSKGVMYEGRGDSFNQYKAQFVRKTDCHTLADAMKGADVFVGVSVANTVSKDMVKSMAKDPIIFAMANPDPEITYIDASEVRKDLIMATGRSDYPNQVNNVLGFPFIFRGALDVHATAINEEMKIAAVKALATLAKQDVPEEVAKAYHVDHFKFGRDYIIPKPFDPRILVWEASAVAQAAIESGVAQRQIDMEEYKQQLDVRIGKGRVIMRVMKERAKRRPKHLVFPEGQSVRVLRAAHILTMEGIATPTLLGNPEAIRELADQHEVDMDGIKLINPNTSDKGEEYAARLFEKRQRKGVTMAKARAMVKDPIHYALMMLEQGDCDAVLSGAQSDYPTTLRPALQIVDLQDHVSHVSGLFVMIQRGEVYFFADTTVNINPTAEQLAEIALGAARVVKNGFHITPKIAMLSFSNFGSAPHPESEKVAEATRIAKQLAPDLEIDGEMQADTAMMPEFMERHFPFSKLKEQANVFIFPNLSAGNIAYKLTQRMGGFQAVGPILMGLRKPVYVLHRTSDVNQIVDLATIAIVDAQVGDTSSRTL; the protein is encoded by the coding sequence ATGATCACTAAACAGCAGGCTCTTGACTACCATGCCAAGGGCAAGCCGGGCAAAGTGGAAGTGAATCCCACCAAGGCCTGCGTTACGCAGTTGGACCTTTCTTTGGCGTATACGCCGGGAGTGGCTCAACCATGCCTTGAGATCGCTAAGAATCCCAATGACGTTTATAAATACACTGCCAAGGGCAATCTGGTGGCCGTGGTTTCAAACGGAACCGCCGTTTTAGGTCTTGGTAATATCGGCGCTGCCGCCGGCAAGCCGGTGATGGAAGGGAAGGGCGTTCTCTTCAAGCGCTTTGCCGATATCGATGTATTCGATATCGAATTAAACACCGAGAATCCGGATGAGATCATCAAGGCGTGTGAGCTGCTCGAACCTACGTTCGGCGGTATCAACCTCGAGGATATCAAGGCTCCGGAGTGTTTCTACATCGAAGAGACGCTCAAGAAGTCGATGAACATCCCGGTTTTCCACGACGATCAGCACGGCACGGCGATCATTTCGGCCGCTGCTTTGATCAATGCTCTTGAGATTGTCGGCAAGGATATCAGTAAAATTCGTGTCGTATACTCCGGAGCCGGCGCTGCGGGAATCGCTTGCGCCAAGCTGTACTGTTCGTTGGGAGTGAATCCGGAAAACCTCCTGATGGTCGATTCCAAGGGTGTGATGTACGAAGGGCGCGGTGACTCGTTCAACCAGTACAAGGCGCAATTCGTTCGCAAAACCGATTGCCATACTCTGGCCGACGCTATGAAGGGCGCCGATGTGTTCGTAGGAGTATCGGTGGCGAATACGGTTTCCAAAGATATGGTCAAATCAATGGCCAAGGATCCGATCATTTTTGCCATGGCCAATCCGGATCCGGAAATCACTTATATTGACGCCAGTGAAGTCCGCAAAGATTTGATTATGGCGACCGGGCGTTCGGATTATCCGAACCAGGTCAACAATGTGCTGGGTTTCCCGTTTATCTTCCGCGGTGCTCTGGATGTTCATGCCACGGCGATTAACGAAGAAATGAAAATCGCAGCGGTTAAGGCTTTGGCTACTCTGGCCAAGCAGGATGTCCCGGAAGAAGTGGCCAAGGCTTACCATGTGGACCATTTCAAGTTCGGGCGGGATTATATCATCCCGAAGCCGTTCGATCCGCGTATCCTGGTCTGGGAGGCCTCGGCGGTGGCACAGGCGGCTATCGAGAGTGGTGTTGCCCAGCGTCAGATCGATATGGAAGAATACAAGCAGCAGTTGGATGTCCGTATCGGCAAGGGACGGGTGATCATGCGCGTTATGAAAGAACGTGCCAAACGCCGTCCAAAGCACCTCGTATTCCCGGAAGGGCAATCGGTGCGTGTACTTCGTGCGGCTCATATTCTCACCATGGAAGGGATTGCCACACCTACTCTTCTGGGTAATCCGGAAGCGATCCGGGAGTTGGCCGATCAACATGAAGTCGATATGGACGGAATCAAGCTGATCAACCCGAATACTTCCGATAAAGGCGAAGAGTACGCTGCCCGGTTGTTCGAGAAGCGTCAGCGTAAAGGGGTAACCATGGCGAAAGCTCGCGCTATGGTGAAAGACCCCATTCACTATGCTCTCATGATGCTCGAACAGGGAGATTGTGATGCTGTGTTGTCGGGCGCTCAATCGGATTATCCGACAACCCTGCGCCCGGCTCTGCAGATTGTTGATCTCCAGGATCATGTCTCGCATGTGTCCGGCCTGTTCGTGATGATACAGCGAGGAGAAGTTTATTTCTTCGCGGATACCACGGTTAATATAAACCCGACCGCCGAGCAGTTGGCCGAGATCGCTCTTGGAGCGGCGCGGGTGGTCAAAAACGGTTTCCATATTACTCCGAAGATTGCAATGCTGTCGTTCAGTAATTTCGGCTCAGCCCCTCATCCGGAATCTGAGAAGGTGGCAGAAGCAACCAGGATAGCGAAGCAACTGGCTCCTGATCTGGAGATTGACGGCGAGATGCAGGCCGATACGGCCATGATGCCTGAATTTATGGAACGGCATTTCCCGTTCTCAAAGCTCAAGGAACAGGCCAACGTGTTTATTTTCCCCAATCTGAGTGCCGGTAATATCGCCTACAAGCTGACTCAGCGAATGGGTGGCTTCCAGGCTGTCGGACCGATCCTGATGGGACTGCGTAAGCCGGTGTATGTTCTGCATCGGACCAGCGATGTCAACCAGATCGTTGATCTGGCGACAATCGCGATTGTTGATGCTCAGGTGGGAGATACCAGTTCGCGGACTCTTTAG
- a CDS encoding ATP-binding protein, with the protein MERAINHKRPGWLLPLRLASYVILFVVVVFWMDYPHYLRVPFILYSIATLAVAVLFGLHRRYPVNSARTVTVALQFLFEIAIETGIVYTTGNVNSPFFALFLLTIVSAALAYNLIGTLIVASLASLGDVFIIWLGIEFSDIPGESGLRGLDALLQAQDSIFYSVFLHLLIFYLIAFIAGFLAERLRIRDRQLADASAALRMARLETDDILRHLNSGLLTVDQDGRLIYFNRAAERILGYSEGDVRGMLCNDVFAQRMPQLAEAVMDGIENNTQYPRKEISILNAHRIKTPLGLATSRLQGEEGRLRGVIAIFSDLTDAKRLEEKVRAADRLAAVGELSASIAHEIRNPLAAISGSVEVLKGELQVAGENARLMDLIVKESDRLSKITTEFLQYARIDRPTMAKVELCHLVQDIIQVVYHHPSYHENIKISFQTNESIVYVVGDEGLIKQLLLNIAVNACEAMDAQPHELEFSLERPEERNQVLIRVTDDGPGITRTNLARIYQPFFSTKKEGTGLGLAVVHRICAALKIRSQVDSIPGRGTSFSFVLRPYGCLVLDDTTEVLLVPSEQPVESV; encoded by the coding sequence ATGGAAAGAGCGATCAACCATAAGCGCCCCGGTTGGCTCCTGCCGCTTCGTCTGGCCAGTTATGTAATTCTTTTCGTGGTCGTGGTTTTCTGGATGGACTACCCGCACTATTTGCGGGTACCGTTCATTCTCTATTCGATCGCAACGCTGGCTGTGGCGGTTCTATTCGGTCTGCACCGGCGCTATCCGGTAAATTCCGCGAGAACGGTAACGGTAGCGTTGCAGTTCCTGTTTGAGATCGCCATTGAAACCGGAATCGTTTACACCACCGGTAATGTCAATTCTCCTTTCTTTGCACTGTTTCTGCTAACTATCGTTTCAGCGGCTCTGGCTTATAATCTGATCGGTACGTTGATCGTTGCATCGCTGGCTTCGCTCGGAGATGTTTTCATCATCTGGCTGGGCATCGAGTTTTCCGATATCCCCGGAGAGTCCGGATTACGCGGTCTGGATGCGCTTCTGCAGGCGCAGGACTCGATTTTCTACTCGGTTTTTCTGCACCTGCTGATTTTTTACCTGATTGCCTTCATAGCCGGTTTCCTGGCTGAGCGCCTGCGCATTCGTGACCGTCAGTTGGCCGATGCCTCGGCTGCCTTGCGCATGGCCCGCCTCGAAACTGACGATATCCTGCGCCATCTCAATTCCGGATTGCTCACGGTCGATCAGGACGGCCGTTTGATTTATTTCAACCGCGCCGCCGAACGTATTCTCGGTTATAGCGAAGGGGATGTCCGGGGCATGCTCTGTAACGATGTGTTCGCCCAACGAATGCCGCAATTAGCCGAAGCCGTAATGGACGGCATCGAAAACAACACCCAGTATCCCCGAAAAGAGATATCGATCCTCAATGCCCACCGCATTAAAACACCGCTGGGGCTCGCGACTTCCCGCCTCCAGGGGGAAGAGGGCCGTCTACGAGGTGTGATTGCCATTTTTTCGGATTTGACGGATGCTAAAAGACTCGAGGAAAAGGTCCGCGCGGCTGATCGGTTGGCCGCAGTGGGCGAATTGTCCGCTTCAATCGCCCACGAAATTCGCAATCCGTTGGCTGCGATCTCCGGATCGGTTGAAGTGCTCAAGGGAGAACTTCAGGTCGCAGGTGAGAACGCCCGCCTTATGGATTTGATCGTTAAGGAGTCGGACCGCCTTTCTAAAATCACCACGGAGTTTCTTCAGTACGCCCGAATCGACCGGCCAACCATGGCCAAGGTGGAATTGTGTCATCTGGTGCAGGATATCATTCAAGTGGTGTATCACCATCCTTCGTACCATGAGAACATTAAAATCAGTTTTCAGACAAACGAATCGATTGTCTATGTTGTCGGAGATGAGGGGCTGATTAAGCAACTACTGCTCAACATTGCCGTCAATGCCTGTGAAGCAATGGATGCCCAGCCGCACGAGTTGGAATTCTCCCTCGAAAGACCGGAAGAAAGAAACCAGGTGCTCATAAGAGTCACTGACGACGGTCCCGGAATTACCCGGACCAACCTGGCTCGTATTTACCAACCGTTTTTCTCGACCAAGAAGGAAGGGACCGGACTCGGACTGGCGGTGGTGCATCGAATCTGCGCGGCGTTGAAGATCCGCAGCCAGGTGGATTCGATACCCGGGCGAGGGACATCTTTTTCGTTCGTTTTACGTCCTTACGGTTGTCTTGTCCTGGATGACACCACTGAGGTGTTGTTGGTACCGTCCGAACAGCCGGTTGAGTCGGTTTAA
- a CDS encoding carcinine hydrolase/isopenicillin-N N-acyltransferase family protein, with translation MLSIRSITAIGVLLVCFARATDAAETVIDVSFDDTSAAVSDRAQPLHIVTARPISQAYSTGGLYLLSGFAPSDGLFAETNQEMIDRPWIEQPWRFCSAFACAGAGTFWVGRNWDNQNVGSILVSLYSPPSGHRSVCLSRAIDIGFGENLDLAGMIRSDYGGRFDVAPFYAVEGMNDAGLVVITTGINTIPVHATPEKRPLFITYLIRQMLDRCGTVAEAVALADRFTPFDLDTNSLSCHLLIADKSGASVVLEHDGHKWASFAPEGSFQIMTNKPLLGLSDTDLKSICWRYRSLAEDLDSLGTGLTRTRAHEMLHRVEQSGTTWSAVYDPAERCLYLSVYQDWDRIYRLALP, from the coding sequence ATGCTTTCGATTCGATCAATCACCGCGATAGGCGTGTTGCTGGTCTGTTTCGCGCGGGCCACCGACGCGGCCGAGACAGTTATCGACGTTAGTTTTGACGACACCTCGGCGGCGGTCTCAGACCGTGCCCAGCCTCTGCATATCGTTACGGCCCGGCCGATCAGCCAAGCTTATTCCACCGGCGGCCTGTATTTGCTGTCGGGCTTCGCTCCCTCCGACGGTCTGTTCGCCGAGACGAATCAGGAGATGATCGACCGGCCCTGGATCGAGCAGCCGTGGCGTTTTTGTTCGGCTTTCGCCTGCGCCGGCGCCGGCACTTTCTGGGTCGGCCGCAACTGGGACAATCAGAACGTCGGGTCGATTCTGGTCAGTCTGTACTCTCCCCCGTCGGGTCATCGCTCGGTCTGTCTGAGTCGCGCCATTGATATCGGCTTCGGCGAGAATCTCGATCTGGCCGGGATGATTAGGAGCGATTATGGCGGTCGTTTCGACGTGGCCCCATTCTATGCCGTCGAAGGGATGAACGACGCCGGCCTGGTGGTCATCACCACCGGCATCAACACGATCCCCGTTCACGCCACGCCGGAGAAACGGCCTTTGTTTATCACTTATCTCATCCGGCAGATGCTCGACCGGTGCGGCACGGTCGCGGAAGCGGTCGCGCTGGCCGACCGGTTCACCCCGTTCGATCTCGACACCAACTCGCTGAGCTGCCATTTGCTCATTGCCGACAAGTCCGGCGCTTCGGTCGTGCTCGAACACGACGGCCACAAGTGGGCGTCATTCGCTCCCGAAGGCTCCTTTCAAATCATGACCAACAAGCCGCTGCTCGGTCTGAGCGACACCGACCTCAAATCGATCTGCTGGCGCTACCGCTCGCTGGCCGAAGACCTCGACAGCCTCGGAACCGGCCTGACTCGCACCCGCGCTCATGAAATGCTGCACCGGGTCGAGCAGAGCGGGACGACCTGGTCGGCGGTATATGATCCGGCCGAGCGATGCCTGTATCTTTCGGTGTACCAGGATTGGGACAGAATCTATCGTCTCGCACTGCCGTAG
- a CDS encoding type IV pilus twitching motility protein PilT yields the protein MVSLRELLEEMVKMDASDLHLTVGSPPVVRVDGKLQRLNYDLLTSEQTKKIAYTMLNEKQKLKFEQNSELDFSFGIESMSRFRCNMFMQRGNIAVVLRQIPYEIRTFEELQLPKVISTFATLPRGLVLVTGPTGSGKSTTLASVIDKINKERPVHIITVEDPIEYLHRHQTALVNQREVYSDTNSFASALKYALREDPDVVLVGEMRDLETIEAALSIAETGHLAFATLHTNSAAESINRIVDSFPTNQQEQIRISLSFSLQAIVSQCLIPKIGGGRVVALEVMVATPAIRALIRDDKVHQMYSMIQSGQKYGMKTMNQSLMELVQGGKISLNDAMSYSSNTQELGEMLSKHKSPAFT from the coding sequence ATGGTATCTCTGAGAGAGCTGCTGGAAGAAATGGTCAAAATGGACGCTTCAGATCTTCATTTGACCGTCGGATCACCGCCCGTTGTGCGCGTAGACGGCAAGCTGCAGCGTCTGAACTACGATCTGTTAACCAGCGAACAGACCAAAAAAATAGCTTACACGATGCTCAATGAGAAACAGAAACTCAAATTCGAACAGAACTCGGAGTTGGATTTCTCTTTCGGTATCGAATCGATGAGTCGTTTCCGCTGCAATATGTTCATGCAGCGCGGCAACATTGCTGTGGTTCTCCGGCAGATTCCATACGAGATCAGAACTTTCGAAGAACTTCAATTACCCAAAGTAATCTCGACCTTTGCCACCTTGCCGCGCGGTCTGGTACTCGTAACGGGACCGACCGGTTCGGGTAAATCGACTACTCTGGCATCGGTGATCGACAAGATCAACAAAGAACGTCCGGTGCATATTATCACCGTCGAGGACCCGATCGAATACCTGCACCGCCATCAAACGGCTCTGGTTAACCAGCGTGAAGTATACTCCGATACCAACTCGTTCGCATCGGCTCTCAAGTACGCGCTGCGTGAGGATCCTGATGTGGTGTTGGTGGGTGAAATGCGCGATCTCGAAACGATCGAGGCGGCACTATCGATTGCGGAAACGGGCCATTTGGCGTTCGCGACGTTGCACACCAATTCAGCGGCGGAGTCGATTAACCGTATCGTCGACTCGTTCCCGACCAACCAACAGGAGCAGATCCGTATTTCGTTGTCGTTCTCGCTCCAGGCGATCGTGTCGCAGTGTCTGATTCCCAAGATCGGCGGCGGGCGCGTGGTTGCACTCGAAGTCATGGTAGCGACACCGGCTATTCGAGCGTTGATTCGCGACGATAAAGTGCACCAGATGTACTCCATGATTCAGTCGGGTCAGAAATACGGGATGAAAACGATGAACCAGTCGTTGATGGAGCTTGTCCAGGGCGGCAAGATCTCACTCAACGATGCGATGAGCTACAGTTCCAATACCCAGGAATTGGGTGAGATGCTCTCGAAACATAAATCCCCGGCGTTTACCTAG
- a CDS encoding peptidylprolyl isomerase: MLFYKRLGLLAFIAVIALSGCGKPPTPIYLADKAGYTDFVARVDDRFGITMADLYDSLYNSDRMAGGGVMEPEAIKAVLDSILVDTLVGFLADETDISKSYPDYRGYQNLYSTALLQAFFDEKIKNEIKIDSAEVVEFYYSRPDLFSVEEQVLLYHILISHRGFLLGPDSIAFKAMDWDSLQAYTKAYAFEVKARLDSGMVFEKVAQQYSHDSHSNKRGGYVGWTKRGTYNDPFDSIAFNLMPGQISEPYPDDNGWHIIWVPQHFNTGLQPLDTSFYQIAKETLTNMKTNERGRTLIDSIKTLPRDIVYNEPLLDTNIYKVERSEWVAVVNGTDTIDCNEVRSLEEAYRGNNRIDNSTSEMKREMIDHLADRKMMLEVAHDLGIDTLDYVCKQEYDIRHSFARRYAAQDQAEPSWLPSKEEIEAYYNKHLADFRVDKPLKVQHIIVPDSMMGELVRDQALAGVDFMELARQYYPGESSIRVDLADLGWINKNDVPAEVWRAAIQTLVGNISHPVKTEFGYHIVKVLDRHETKGVDEASPEISKILRRKHSQEVYGRFRDMLYARYDVSFPNKISPVHLRPVDQRQEGHGESSGQ; encoded by the coding sequence ATGTTGTTTTATAAGCGTCTAGGTTTGCTTGCGTTTATTGCTGTTATCGCTCTTTCAGGATGCGGTAAACCACCCACCCCAATCTATCTGGCCGATAAAGCCGGCTATACTGATTTCGTTGCCCGGGTAGATGATCGGTTCGGTATCACGATGGCTGACCTCTATGATTCGTTGTACAACAGCGATCGTATGGCCGGCGGCGGTGTTATGGAACCGGAAGCAATTAAAGCGGTACTGGATAGTATTCTGGTCGATACCCTGGTTGGTTTTCTGGCCGATGAAACCGATATATCGAAGTCGTATCCTGATTATCGCGGTTACCAGAACTTGTATAGCACGGCCCTCCTTCAGGCCTTTTTTGACGAAAAAATAAAGAACGAGATAAAAATAGATTCGGCTGAAGTAGTTGAGTTTTACTACAGCCGACCGGATCTGTTCTCGGTGGAGGAGCAAGTCCTTCTCTACCATATTTTAATTTCTCACCGGGGGTTCCTGCTTGGTCCCGATTCGATAGCTTTTAAAGCGATGGATTGGGATTCGCTTCAGGCCTATACCAAAGCTTATGCCTTCGAAGTCAAAGCCCGACTCGACTCCGGAATGGTCTTCGAAAAGGTGGCGCAGCAATACTCACATGATTCGCATTCCAATAAACGCGGCGGTTATGTGGGATGGACCAAGCGCGGCACATATAACGATCCTTTTGATTCGATTGCGTTCAATCTTATGCCGGGTCAGATTTCGGAACCTTACCCCGACGATAACGGCTGGCATATCATTTGGGTGCCGCAACATTTCAATACCGGGCTCCAACCGCTCGATACGTCTTTCTATCAAATAGCCAAAGAGACATTGACGAATATGAAAACCAACGAGCGGGGACGAACACTTATCGATTCGATAAAAACTCTGCCGCGTGATATCGTCTATAACGAACCACTGCTTGATACGAATATCTATAAGGTCGAACGGTCGGAATGGGTGGCGGTGGTGAACGGAACCGATACTATCGACTGCAACGAAGTCAGGTCTTTGGAAGAAGCATATCGCGGTAATAATCGAATCGATAATTCGACGTCTGAAATGAAACGGGAAATGATCGATCATCTGGCCGATCGCAAGATGATGCTCGAAGTGGCGCATGATCTCGGCATCGATACGCTCGATTATGTTTGCAAACAGGAGTACGATATTCGACATTCGTTCGCTCGCCGATATGCTGCTCAGGATCAGGCTGAACCTTCCTGGTTGCCCTCAAAAGAAGAAATAGAAGCCTATTACAACAAGCATCTGGCTGATTTCCGAGTAGACAAGCCCTTGAAGGTACAACATATCATCGTTCCCGACAGCATGATGGGTGAACTGGTGCGAGATCAGGCTCTGGCCGGGGTGGATTTTATGGAGCTGGCGCGTCAATACTACCCGGGAGAATCATCAATCAGGGTTGATCTGGCCGATCTCGGATGGATAAATAAAAATGATGTTCCTGCAGAAGTCTGGCGGGCCGCCATCCAGACTTTAGTCGGTAATATCTCACATCCGGTGAAGACAGAGTTCGGATACCATATCGTTAAGGTTTTGGATCGCCATGAGACGAAAGGTGTCGATGAGGCCAGCCCGGAAATATCTAAAATACTCCGGCGGAAGCACAGTCAGGAAGTCTACGGCCGATTCCGCGATATGTTGTATGCCCGATACGATGTCAGTTTCCCCAATAAAATCAGTCCCGTACATCTGAGACCGGTCGATCAGCGCCAGGAGGGTCATGGCGAAAGCTCCGGACAATGA
- a CDS encoding cold shock domain-containing protein: MSKGKVKYFNDLRGWGFISPEERDQDVYVHYTAINMDGYKTLREGQEVLFDASQTSAGYLQANNVVVCN; encoded by the coding sequence ATGTCGAAGGGTAAGGTTAAGTATTTTAACGACTTAAGAGGCTGGGGCTTTATTTCTCCGGAAGAGCGTGATCAGGATGTATACGTTCATTACACTGCGATTAACATGGACGGCTACAAGACCTTAAGAGAGGGGCAGGAAGTCCTGTTCGATGCCTCACAAACATCGGCCGGCTACTTACAAGCGAACAATGTGGTAGTCTGCAACTAA
- a CDS encoding type II secretion system F family protein, which translates to MPVFVYKGKTLAGAAVQGELKAKSKADLERVLRQNRILVNSISKKAPEIKIKFGTGVKKIDVSRFTRQFATMIGAGLPMVQCLEILSAQTESRELAKVIGQVKDGVQGGATLSEALARHPKIFDQLYTNMVEAGEVGGALDAILVRLAVYREKADKLIRKVKGAMIYPSVVAFVAAAVTIGMLTFIVPVFAKMFSGLGSELPKPTQIVLGISNFLQANFLYLMAGFIGLVVGLFWWRKTPAGALNIDKTLLKMPVLGNLVRKSAVARFTRTLATLLSSGVSILEALEITAKTAGNLVISNAINKSVMAIAEGDTITGPLKESGVFPPMVTQMISVGEKTGGLDEMLNKIADFYDEEVDEAVQALTSVIEPIVIVVMGIAIGGIMVAMYLPMFDIIGKI; encoded by the coding sequence ATGCCGGTTTTTGTATACAAAGGAAAAACCCTTGCGGGGGCGGCCGTCCAGGGTGAGCTAAAAGCCAAGAGTAAGGCTGACCTGGAACGAGTGTTGCGGCAGAACCGCATTCTGGTCAATTCCATAAGCAAAAAAGCTCCGGAAATTAAGATCAAGTTCGGTACCGGGGTTAAGAAGATCGATGTTTCACGTTTCACGCGTCAATTCGCTACCATGATCGGCGCCGGTTTGCCGATGGTTCAATGCCTTGAGATTCTGTCCGCGCAGACCGAGAGCAGGGAACTGGCCAAGGTTATCGGCCAGGTCAAAGACGGCGTCCAGGGCGGTGCTACTTTGAGTGAGGCGCTTGCGCGTCACCCCAAAATTTTCGATCAGCTTTATACCAATATGGTCGAAGCGGGTGAGGTCGGCGGCGCCCTCGATGCGATTCTCGTTCGTCTTGCCGTCTATCGTGAAAAAGCCGACAAGCTGATACGCAAGGTCAAGGGCGCTATGATTTACCCGTCCGTGGTGGCTTTCGTAGCAGCTGCGGTGACGATCGGTATGTTGACGTTCATCGTTCCGGTCTTCGCCAAAATGTTCTCCGGACTCGGTTCCGAACTGCCGAAGCCGACACAGATCGTATTGGGTATTTCGAATTTCCTCCAGGCCAATTTCCTTTATCTGATGGCAGGATTCATCGGTCTTGTCGTCGGTTTATTCTGGTGGCGTAAAACTCCGGCCGGGGCGCTCAATATCGATAAGACTCTGCTCAAGATGCCGGTATTGGGTAACCTGGTGCGTAAGTCGGCGGTAGCGCGGTTTACCCGCACGCTGGCTACGTTGCTTTCTTCGGGTGTTTCGATTCTGGAGGCGTTGGAGATTACAGCCAAAACCGCCGGAAACCTGGTTATCTCGAATGCCATTAACAAGTCAGTCATGGCAATTGCCGAGGGAGATACTATCACCGGCCCGTTGAAAGAGTCGGGAGTGTTTCCACCCATGGTGACACAGATGATCTCGGTCGGTGAAAAGACCGGCGGACTGGATGAAATGCTTAACAAAATCGCCGACTTCTACGATGAAGAGGTCGATGAGGCCGTCCAGGCGCTGACTTCAGTGATCGAACCGATCGTTATTGTCGTTATGGGTATCGCTATCGGTGGTATTATGGTTGCCATGTACCTCCCGATGTTCGACATCATCGGCAAGATCTAG